One stretch of Orcinus orca chromosome 15, mOrcOrc1.1, whole genome shotgun sequence DNA includes these proteins:
- the ZNF605 gene encoding zinc finger protein 605 isoform X1: protein MVKSQISFEDVAVDFTLEEWQLLNPTQKTLYRDVMLENYSNLVFLGYQMIKPEAIFKLEQEEPWILGEETLSQNFPEEVWLDNNLKMWHQDNQDKLKSMERGHEYDVFGKMFHSGINFDHLGMRSHKCGTGEKSLKHPFDFLIPKSNCERKKLDELNKKLLFCIKPDKTYGGIKYSDCSKCRKVSSKEPGLITNQIARTGVCLCMECGKVFNKKSQLIIHQRTHTGEKPYGCHVCGKAFSQKSLLTIHQRTHSGEKPYGCGECQKAFSRKSLLVLHQRTHTGEKPYGCRDCGKSFSRKSQLQRHQRTHTVEKPYGCNDCGKAFSQKIRLITHQRTHTGEKPYKCSDCGKAFFWKSQLITHQRVHTGKKPYACSECKKAFSRNSLLIRHQRIHTGEKPYECSECGEAFIRKPQLVKHQMTHTGEKNYQCRNCEEAFFKKSELIRHQKAHLGEKPYGCVECGKTFFGKSQLLTHQRTHTGEKPYECGACGKAFTQKSSLVSHQRTHTGEKPYECSECGKAFSEKSSLIHHQRTHTGEKPFECSECRKAFAWKPQLLRHQRIHTGEKPYECSECGKAFVQKVQLIKHQRNHTGEKTYGCSDCTKAFFEKAQLIIHQRIHTGERPYKCGECGKSFTRKSHLMRHQRIHTGDKCYRCSECGTAFHRKAQLLIHQRSHML from the exons ATGGTCAAGTCACAG ATATCATTTGAGGATGTGGCTGTGGACTTCACGTTGGAGGAGTGGCAGCTGCTTAATCCTACTCAGAAGACCTTGTACAGGGATGTGATGTTGGAGAACTATAGCAATCTAGTTTTCTTGG GTTATCAAATGATCAAACCTGAGGCGATTTTCAAACTGGAGCAAGAAGAGCCGTGGATATTAGGTGAAGAAACCCTAAGTCAGAACTTTCCAG aagaAGTCTGGCTAGATAATAATCTCAAAATGTGGCACCAGGATAATCAAGACAAGCTTAAAAGTATGGAGAGAGGCCATGAATATGAcgtctttgggaaaatgtttcaTTCAGGCATTAACTTTGATCATTTAGGAATGAGATCCCATAAATGTGGCACAGGTGAAAAAAGTTTGAAACATCCTTTTGATTTTCTTATTCCAAAAAGtaactgtgaaagaaaaaaacttgacGAGCTTAATAAGAAATTACTATTCTGTATCAAGCCTGACAAAACCTATGGTGGAATAAAATACTCTGATTGCAGTAAATGTAGAAAAGTCAGCAGTAAAGAGCCAGGGCTCATTACAAACCAAATAGCACGTACAGGAGTCTGTTTATGCATGGAATGTGGTAAGGTTTTTAACAAAAAGTCACAGCTCATTATACATCAGAGAACTCATACAGGAGAGAAGCCCTATGGATGCCATGTCTGTGGGAAAGCCTTCTCCCAGAAGTCATTACTCACTATTCATCAAAGGACTCATtcaggagaaaagccatatgggTGTGGTGAATGTCAAAAAGCTTTCAGCAGGAAGTCACTGCTTGTTTTACATCAGAGAACTCATACGGGAGAGAAGCCCTATGGCTGCAGGGACTGTGGGAAGTCCTTTAGTAGGAAGTCACAGCTTCAAAGGCATCAGAGAACCCACACAGTAGAGAAGCCCTATGGCTGCAATGACTGTGGGAAGGCCTTCTCCCAGAAAATAAGGCTTATTACACATCAGAGGACACACACAGGGGAGAAGCCCTACAAATGTAGTGATTGCGGAAAAGCCTTCTTTTGGAAGTCACAGCTTATTACTCATCAGAGGGTTCATACAGGGAAGAAACCGTATGCATGTAGTGAGTGTAAAAAAGCCTTCAGCAGGAACTCACTCCTCATTAGGCATCAGAGGATCCACACAggagagaagccctatgaatGCAGTGAATGTGGTGAAGCCTTCATCAGAAAACCGCAACTTGTCAAACATCAAATGactcacacaggagagaagaACTATCAGTGCAGGAACTGTGAAGAAGCCTTCTTTAAGAAGTCAGAACTAATTAGACATCAGAAAGCTCATTTAGGAGAAAAACCCTATGGATGTGTTGAATGTGGAAAAACCTTCTTTGGGAAGTCACAGCTCCTGACACATCAGAGAACTCACACcggagagaaaccttatgaatgcGGTGcctgtgggaaagccttcaccCAAAAGTCCAGCCTGGTATCTCATCAGAGGACACACAcaggggagaaaccctatgaGTGCAGCgagtgtgggaaagccttcagtgaGAAGTCAAGCCTCATTCACCATCAGAGAacccacactggagagaaacccttcGAATGCAGTGAGTGTAGGAAAGCTTTTGCCTGGAAGCCACAGCTTCTTcggcatcagagaattcatacaggggagaaaccctatgaatgcagTGAGTGTGGGAAGGCATTTGTTCAGAAAGTACAGCTCATTAAGCATCAGAGAAATCATACAGGAGAGAAGACCTATGGATGCAGTGATTGTACAAAAGCTTTCTTTGAGAAGGCGCAGCTCATTATACATCAGAGGATTCATACAGGAGAGAGACCCTATAAATGTGGGGAATGTGGGAAGTCTTTCACTAGAAAGTCGCACCTTATGAGGCATCAGAGGATCCATACAGGAGATAAATGCTATagatgcagtgaatgtgggacaGCCTTCCACAGGAAGGCACAGCTCCTGATACATCAGAGAAGTCATATGCTGTAG
- the ZNF605 gene encoding zinc finger protein 605 isoform X3 produces the protein MLENYSNLVFLGYQMIKPEAIFKLEQEEPWILGEETLSQNFPEEVWLDNNLKMWHQDNQDKLKSMERGHEYDVFGKMFHSGINFDHLGMRSHKCGTGEKSLKHPFDFLIPKSNCERKKLDELNKKLLFCIKPDKTYGGIKYSDCSKCRKVSSKEPGLITNQIARTGVCLCMECGKVFNKKSQLIIHQRTHTGEKPYGCHVCGKAFSQKSLLTIHQRTHSGEKPYGCGECQKAFSRKSLLVLHQRTHTGEKPYGCRDCGKSFSRKSQLQRHQRTHTVEKPYGCNDCGKAFSQKIRLITHQRTHTGEKPYKCSDCGKAFFWKSQLITHQRVHTGKKPYACSECKKAFSRNSLLIRHQRIHTGEKPYECSECGEAFIRKPQLVKHQMTHTGEKNYQCRNCEEAFFKKSELIRHQKAHLGEKPYGCVECGKTFFGKSQLLTHQRTHTGEKPYECGACGKAFTQKSSLVSHQRTHTGEKPYECSECGKAFSEKSSLIHHQRTHTGEKPFECSECRKAFAWKPQLLRHQRIHTGEKPYECSECGKAFVQKVQLIKHQRNHTGEKTYGCSDCTKAFFEKAQLIIHQRIHTGERPYKCGECGKSFTRKSHLMRHQRIHTGDKCYRCSECGTAFHRKAQLLIHQRSHML, from the exons ATGTTGGAGAACTATAGCAATCTAGTTTTCTTGG GTTATCAAATGATCAAACCTGAGGCGATTTTCAAACTGGAGCAAGAAGAGCCGTGGATATTAGGTGAAGAAACCCTAAGTCAGAACTTTCCAG aagaAGTCTGGCTAGATAATAATCTCAAAATGTGGCACCAGGATAATCAAGACAAGCTTAAAAGTATGGAGAGAGGCCATGAATATGAcgtctttgggaaaatgtttcaTTCAGGCATTAACTTTGATCATTTAGGAATGAGATCCCATAAATGTGGCACAGGTGAAAAAAGTTTGAAACATCCTTTTGATTTTCTTATTCCAAAAAGtaactgtgaaagaaaaaaacttgacGAGCTTAATAAGAAATTACTATTCTGTATCAAGCCTGACAAAACCTATGGTGGAATAAAATACTCTGATTGCAGTAAATGTAGAAAAGTCAGCAGTAAAGAGCCAGGGCTCATTACAAACCAAATAGCACGTACAGGAGTCTGTTTATGCATGGAATGTGGTAAGGTTTTTAACAAAAAGTCACAGCTCATTATACATCAGAGAACTCATACAGGAGAGAAGCCCTATGGATGCCATGTCTGTGGGAAAGCCTTCTCCCAGAAGTCATTACTCACTATTCATCAAAGGACTCATtcaggagaaaagccatatgggTGTGGTGAATGTCAAAAAGCTTTCAGCAGGAAGTCACTGCTTGTTTTACATCAGAGAACTCATACGGGAGAGAAGCCCTATGGCTGCAGGGACTGTGGGAAGTCCTTTAGTAGGAAGTCACAGCTTCAAAGGCATCAGAGAACCCACACAGTAGAGAAGCCCTATGGCTGCAATGACTGTGGGAAGGCCTTCTCCCAGAAAATAAGGCTTATTACACATCAGAGGACACACACAGGGGAGAAGCCCTACAAATGTAGTGATTGCGGAAAAGCCTTCTTTTGGAAGTCACAGCTTATTACTCATCAGAGGGTTCATACAGGGAAGAAACCGTATGCATGTAGTGAGTGTAAAAAAGCCTTCAGCAGGAACTCACTCCTCATTAGGCATCAGAGGATCCACACAggagagaagccctatgaatGCAGTGAATGTGGTGAAGCCTTCATCAGAAAACCGCAACTTGTCAAACATCAAATGactcacacaggagagaagaACTATCAGTGCAGGAACTGTGAAGAAGCCTTCTTTAAGAAGTCAGAACTAATTAGACATCAGAAAGCTCATTTAGGAGAAAAACCCTATGGATGTGTTGAATGTGGAAAAACCTTCTTTGGGAAGTCACAGCTCCTGACACATCAGAGAACTCACACcggagagaaaccttatgaatgcGGTGcctgtgggaaagccttcaccCAAAAGTCCAGCCTGGTATCTCATCAGAGGACACACAcaggggagaaaccctatgaGTGCAGCgagtgtgggaaagccttcagtgaGAAGTCAAGCCTCATTCACCATCAGAGAacccacactggagagaaacccttcGAATGCAGTGAGTGTAGGAAAGCTTTTGCCTGGAAGCCACAGCTTCTTcggcatcagagaattcatacaggggagaaaccctatgaatgcagTGAGTGTGGGAAGGCATTTGTTCAGAAAGTACAGCTCATTAAGCATCAGAGAAATCATACAGGAGAGAAGACCTATGGATGCAGTGATTGTACAAAAGCTTTCTTTGAGAAGGCGCAGCTCATTATACATCAGAGGATTCATACAGGAGAGAGACCCTATAAATGTGGGGAATGTGGGAAGTCTTTCACTAGAAAGTCGCACCTTATGAGGCATCAGAGGATCCATACAGGAGATAAATGCTATagatgcagtgaatgtgggacaGCCTTCCACAGGAAGGCACAGCTCCTGATACATCAGAGAAGTCATATGCTGTAG
- the ZNF605 gene encoding zinc finger protein 605 isoform X2 encodes MVKSQISFEDVAVDFTLEEWQLLNPTQKTLYRDVMLENYSNLVFLEEVWLDNNLKMWHQDNQDKLKSMERGHEYDVFGKMFHSGINFDHLGMRSHKCGTGEKSLKHPFDFLIPKSNCERKKLDELNKKLLFCIKPDKTYGGIKYSDCSKCRKVSSKEPGLITNQIARTGVCLCMECGKVFNKKSQLIIHQRTHTGEKPYGCHVCGKAFSQKSLLTIHQRTHSGEKPYGCGECQKAFSRKSLLVLHQRTHTGEKPYGCRDCGKSFSRKSQLQRHQRTHTVEKPYGCNDCGKAFSQKIRLITHQRTHTGEKPYKCSDCGKAFFWKSQLITHQRVHTGKKPYACSECKKAFSRNSLLIRHQRIHTGEKPYECSECGEAFIRKPQLVKHQMTHTGEKNYQCRNCEEAFFKKSELIRHQKAHLGEKPYGCVECGKTFFGKSQLLTHQRTHTGEKPYECGACGKAFTQKSSLVSHQRTHTGEKPYECSECGKAFSEKSSLIHHQRTHTGEKPFECSECRKAFAWKPQLLRHQRIHTGEKPYECSECGKAFVQKVQLIKHQRNHTGEKTYGCSDCTKAFFEKAQLIIHQRIHTGERPYKCGECGKSFTRKSHLMRHQRIHTGDKCYRCSECGTAFHRKAQLLIHQRSHML; translated from the exons ATGGTCAAGTCACAG ATATCATTTGAGGATGTGGCTGTGGACTTCACGTTGGAGGAGTGGCAGCTGCTTAATCCTACTCAGAAGACCTTGTACAGGGATGTGATGTTGGAGAACTATAGCAATCTAGTTTTCTTGG aagaAGTCTGGCTAGATAATAATCTCAAAATGTGGCACCAGGATAATCAAGACAAGCTTAAAAGTATGGAGAGAGGCCATGAATATGAcgtctttgggaaaatgtttcaTTCAGGCATTAACTTTGATCATTTAGGAATGAGATCCCATAAATGTGGCACAGGTGAAAAAAGTTTGAAACATCCTTTTGATTTTCTTATTCCAAAAAGtaactgtgaaagaaaaaaacttgacGAGCTTAATAAGAAATTACTATTCTGTATCAAGCCTGACAAAACCTATGGTGGAATAAAATACTCTGATTGCAGTAAATGTAGAAAAGTCAGCAGTAAAGAGCCAGGGCTCATTACAAACCAAATAGCACGTACAGGAGTCTGTTTATGCATGGAATGTGGTAAGGTTTTTAACAAAAAGTCACAGCTCATTATACATCAGAGAACTCATACAGGAGAGAAGCCCTATGGATGCCATGTCTGTGGGAAAGCCTTCTCCCAGAAGTCATTACTCACTATTCATCAAAGGACTCATtcaggagaaaagccatatgggTGTGGTGAATGTCAAAAAGCTTTCAGCAGGAAGTCACTGCTTGTTTTACATCAGAGAACTCATACGGGAGAGAAGCCCTATGGCTGCAGGGACTGTGGGAAGTCCTTTAGTAGGAAGTCACAGCTTCAAAGGCATCAGAGAACCCACACAGTAGAGAAGCCCTATGGCTGCAATGACTGTGGGAAGGCCTTCTCCCAGAAAATAAGGCTTATTACACATCAGAGGACACACACAGGGGAGAAGCCCTACAAATGTAGTGATTGCGGAAAAGCCTTCTTTTGGAAGTCACAGCTTATTACTCATCAGAGGGTTCATACAGGGAAGAAACCGTATGCATGTAGTGAGTGTAAAAAAGCCTTCAGCAGGAACTCACTCCTCATTAGGCATCAGAGGATCCACACAggagagaagccctatgaatGCAGTGAATGTGGTGAAGCCTTCATCAGAAAACCGCAACTTGTCAAACATCAAATGactcacacaggagagaagaACTATCAGTGCAGGAACTGTGAAGAAGCCTTCTTTAAGAAGTCAGAACTAATTAGACATCAGAAAGCTCATTTAGGAGAAAAACCCTATGGATGTGTTGAATGTGGAAAAACCTTCTTTGGGAAGTCACAGCTCCTGACACATCAGAGAACTCACACcggagagaaaccttatgaatgcGGTGcctgtgggaaagccttcaccCAAAAGTCCAGCCTGGTATCTCATCAGAGGACACACAcaggggagaaaccctatgaGTGCAGCgagtgtgggaaagccttcagtgaGAAGTCAAGCCTCATTCACCATCAGAGAacccacactggagagaaacccttcGAATGCAGTGAGTGTAGGAAAGCTTTTGCCTGGAAGCCACAGCTTCTTcggcatcagagaattcatacaggggagaaaccctatgaatgcagTGAGTGTGGGAAGGCATTTGTTCAGAAAGTACAGCTCATTAAGCATCAGAGAAATCATACAGGAGAGAAGACCTATGGATGCAGTGATTGTACAAAAGCTTTCTTTGAGAAGGCGCAGCTCATTATACATCAGAGGATTCATACAGGAGAGAGACCCTATAAATGTGGGGAATGTGGGAAGTCTTTCACTAGAAAGTCGCACCTTATGAGGCATCAGAGGATCCATACAGGAGATAAATGCTATagatgcagtgaatgtgggacaGCCTTCCACAGGAAGGCACAGCTCCTGATACATCAGAGAAGTCATATGCTGTAG
- the ZNF605 gene encoding zinc finger protein 605 isoform X4, giving the protein MWHQDNQDKLKSMERGHEYDVFGKMFHSGINFDHLGMRSHKCGTGEKSLKHPFDFLIPKSNCERKKLDELNKKLLFCIKPDKTYGGIKYSDCSKCRKVSSKEPGLITNQIARTGVCLCMECGKVFNKKSQLIIHQRTHTGEKPYGCHVCGKAFSQKSLLTIHQRTHSGEKPYGCGECQKAFSRKSLLVLHQRTHTGEKPYGCRDCGKSFSRKSQLQRHQRTHTVEKPYGCNDCGKAFSQKIRLITHQRTHTGEKPYKCSDCGKAFFWKSQLITHQRVHTGKKPYACSECKKAFSRNSLLIRHQRIHTGEKPYECSECGEAFIRKPQLVKHQMTHTGEKNYQCRNCEEAFFKKSELIRHQKAHLGEKPYGCVECGKTFFGKSQLLTHQRTHTGEKPYECGACGKAFTQKSSLVSHQRTHTGEKPYECSECGKAFSEKSSLIHHQRTHTGEKPFECSECRKAFAWKPQLLRHQRIHTGEKPYECSECGKAFVQKVQLIKHQRNHTGEKTYGCSDCTKAFFEKAQLIIHQRIHTGERPYKCGECGKSFTRKSHLMRHQRIHTGDKCYRCSECGTAFHRKAQLLIHQRSHML; this is encoded by the coding sequence ATGTGGCACCAGGATAATCAAGACAAGCTTAAAAGTATGGAGAGAGGCCATGAATATGAcgtctttgggaaaatgtttcaTTCAGGCATTAACTTTGATCATTTAGGAATGAGATCCCATAAATGTGGCACAGGTGAAAAAAGTTTGAAACATCCTTTTGATTTTCTTATTCCAAAAAGtaactgtgaaagaaaaaaacttgacGAGCTTAATAAGAAATTACTATTCTGTATCAAGCCTGACAAAACCTATGGTGGAATAAAATACTCTGATTGCAGTAAATGTAGAAAAGTCAGCAGTAAAGAGCCAGGGCTCATTACAAACCAAATAGCACGTACAGGAGTCTGTTTATGCATGGAATGTGGTAAGGTTTTTAACAAAAAGTCACAGCTCATTATACATCAGAGAACTCATACAGGAGAGAAGCCCTATGGATGCCATGTCTGTGGGAAAGCCTTCTCCCAGAAGTCATTACTCACTATTCATCAAAGGACTCATtcaggagaaaagccatatgggTGTGGTGAATGTCAAAAAGCTTTCAGCAGGAAGTCACTGCTTGTTTTACATCAGAGAACTCATACGGGAGAGAAGCCCTATGGCTGCAGGGACTGTGGGAAGTCCTTTAGTAGGAAGTCACAGCTTCAAAGGCATCAGAGAACCCACACAGTAGAGAAGCCCTATGGCTGCAATGACTGTGGGAAGGCCTTCTCCCAGAAAATAAGGCTTATTACACATCAGAGGACACACACAGGGGAGAAGCCCTACAAATGTAGTGATTGCGGAAAAGCCTTCTTTTGGAAGTCACAGCTTATTACTCATCAGAGGGTTCATACAGGGAAGAAACCGTATGCATGTAGTGAGTGTAAAAAAGCCTTCAGCAGGAACTCACTCCTCATTAGGCATCAGAGGATCCACACAggagagaagccctatgaatGCAGTGAATGTGGTGAAGCCTTCATCAGAAAACCGCAACTTGTCAAACATCAAATGactcacacaggagagaagaACTATCAGTGCAGGAACTGTGAAGAAGCCTTCTTTAAGAAGTCAGAACTAATTAGACATCAGAAAGCTCATTTAGGAGAAAAACCCTATGGATGTGTTGAATGTGGAAAAACCTTCTTTGGGAAGTCACAGCTCCTGACACATCAGAGAACTCACACcggagagaaaccttatgaatgcGGTGcctgtgggaaagccttcaccCAAAAGTCCAGCCTGGTATCTCATCAGAGGACACACAcaggggagaaaccctatgaGTGCAGCgagtgtgggaaagccttcagtgaGAAGTCAAGCCTCATTCACCATCAGAGAacccacactggagagaaacccttcGAATGCAGTGAGTGTAGGAAAGCTTTTGCCTGGAAGCCACAGCTTCTTcggcatcagagaattcatacaggggagaaaccctatgaatgcagTGAGTGTGGGAAGGCATTTGTTCAGAAAGTACAGCTCATTAAGCATCAGAGAAATCATACAGGAGAGAAGACCTATGGATGCAGTGATTGTACAAAAGCTTTCTTTGAGAAGGCGCAGCTCATTATACATCAGAGGATTCATACAGGAGAGAGACCCTATAAATGTGGGGAATGTGGGAAGTCTTTCACTAGAAAGTCGCACCTTATGAGGCATCAGAGGATCCATACAGGAGATAAATGCTATagatgcagtgaatgtgggacaGCCTTCCACAGGAAGGCACAGCTCCTGATACATCAGAGAAGTCATATGCTGTAG